The following are encoded in a window of Lacinutrix sp. WUR7 genomic DNA:
- a CDS encoding type IX secretion system membrane protein PorP/SprF, whose amino-acid sequence MKNKILLLVISISTTFCLESFAQQEAQYTQYMYNTMSINPAYAGSREVLSVVGLYRTQWVGLEGAPETQTLGVHSPIGSSEKLGLGLSIVNDNIGPTHETNFDIDLSYTLHTSDEGRFSFGLKAGGHLMNINYDELDRYNEGDALLPTGSISEFSPNVGVGLYYRHADRWYVGVSAPNLLETEHLDEISLSTAKERIHYYLIGGYVFDLTENLKFKPAFLGKAVEGAPLQVDLTANFLINDKLTLGAAYRWSASISALAGFQITEGLMIGLAYDKETTELGKTKFNSGSYEVMLRFELFKKDSKIISPRFF is encoded by the coding sequence ATGAAAAATAAAATCTTACTATTAGTTATTAGTATTAGCACTACTTTTTGCTTAGAAAGTTTTGCGCAGCAAGAAGCCCAATATACGCAGTATATGTATAATACAATGAGCATTAATCCTGCCTATGCTGGATCGCGAGAAGTATTGAGTGTTGTTGGTTTATATAGAACACAATGGGTAGGCTTAGAAGGTGCTCCAGAGACACAAACATTAGGTGTTCATTCTCCAATAGGTAGTAGTGAAAAACTAGGTTTAGGATTATCTATTGTAAATGATAATATAGGTCCAACTCATGAAACTAATTTTGATATTGATTTATCTTATACCTTACATACATCAGATGAGGGGAGATTCTCTTTTGGCTTAAAAGCTGGAGGTCATTTAATGAATATTAATTATGATGAACTGGATAGATATAATGAAGGAGATGCTTTGTTACCAACAGGGTCTATAAGTGAATTCTCTCCAAATGTTGGTGTTGGTTTATACTATCGTCATGCAGATAGATGGTATGTAGGTGTTTCTGCTCCAAACTTATTAGAAACAGAACATTTAGATGAAATTAGCTTGTCTACAGCAAAAGAAAGAATTCATTATTATTTAATTGGAGGTTATGTTTTTGATTTAACAGAAAATTTAAAATTTAAACCAGCATTTTTAGGTAAAGCAGTAGAAGGAGCTCCATTACAAGTAGATTTAACAGCAAATTTTTTAATAAACGATAAACTAACTTTAGGTGCTGCTTATAGATGGAGTGCTTCTATAAGTGCATTAGCAGGTTTTCAAATTACAGAAGGGTTAATGATTGGTTTAGCGTATGACAAAGAAACTACAGAACTTGGTAAAACTAAATTTAATAGTGGTTCTTATGAAGTTATGTTAAGATTTGAATTGTTTAAAAAAGATAGTAAAATTATTTCCCCTAGATTTTTCTAA
- a CDS encoding OmpA family protein has product MKLYKLTLIAFFGFFISIGYAQKGKIKKANKDYDQFSYVKTSEILLEVAKEGYKSVDLFQKLGNSFYFNNKMEDAAKWYGELVALNEPLEAEYYFRYAQALKYSENYEESDKWMKKFNDSKSNDSRGRAFASTVDYLAKIEAASKDFEVTNMDFNSEVSDFGTTQYKDKLIFASSRGDGKIYQWNNQPFLDLYAVEKQEDGTYINVENYDETVNTPYHESTPSFTPDDQLMFFTRNNYTNKKLKRDSKDITRLKIYRARLQDDKTWGDIESVHFNSNQYSVAHPSINVYGTKLYFASDMPDTQGESDLYVVDINTDGTLGKPVNLGSKINTEGQETFPFINEKGDLFFSSNGYPGLGGLDVYVIRNFENKYESNSAIVVENIAKPINSPQDDFGYYENLGTNEGFFSSNRLNGKGDDDIYSFAAKETKCEQIVEGKVKDKNSRELIPQATVILFDKDGKEMQRLEVSEDAAFSFNLDCEEEYLVRAQKQDYASDEVRFTTPSTKQELDLELNLSKELREIVVGTDLAKVLDIPIIYFDFDKSDIRPDAALELQKVIAVMKQYPNMKIDVRSHTDSRAPYSYNESLSKRRNKSTIAHIIKVGLIDANRLTGNGYGERRLINRCSDGVPCTEEEHQLNRRSEFIVVSMD; this is encoded by the coding sequence ATGAAATTATATAAACTTACATTAATTGCATTTTTTGGTTTCTTTATATCTATAGGATATGCTCAAAAAGGAAAAATTAAAAAAGCAAATAAAGATTATGATCAATTTAGCTATGTGAAAACAAGTGAAATTTTGCTTGAAGTAGCTAAAGAAGGATACAAGTCTGTCGATTTATTCCAAAAACTTGGTAACTCATTCTATTTTAATAATAAAATGGAAGATGCAGCTAAATGGTATGGCGAATTAGTGGCTTTAAATGAACCTTTAGAAGCCGAATATTACTTTAGATATGCACAAGCATTAAAATATAGTGAAAACTATGAAGAGTCTGATAAATGGATGAAAAAATTCAACGACTCTAAATCCAATGATTCTAGAGGAAGAGCATTTGCTTCTACTGTAGATTATCTTGCTAAAATTGAAGCAGCTAGTAAAGATTTTGAAGTAACCAATATGGACTTTAATTCTGAAGTTTCAGATTTTGGAACAACACAATATAAAGACAAATTAATATTTGCTTCCTCCAGAGGAGATGGAAAAATTTATCAATGGAATAATCAACCTTTCTTAGATTTATACGCAGTAGAAAAACAAGAAGATGGTACTTATATTAATGTAGAAAACTATGATGAAACAGTAAATACACCATATCATGAATCTACACCCTCGTTTACCCCAGATGATCAATTAATGTTTTTTACTCGTAATAATTATACCAATAAAAAACTAAAAAGAGATAGTAAAGATATTACTAGATTAAAAATATACAGAGCGAGATTACAAGATGATAAAACTTGGGGAGATATTGAGTCTGTACATTTTAATAGTAACCAGTATAGTGTAGCACATCCATCTATTAACGTATACGGAACAAAATTATACTTTGCTTCAGATATGCCAGATACCCAAGGAGAATCCGATCTTTATGTTGTAGATATAAATACAGATGGTACTTTAGGAAAGCCTGTAAATTTAGGCTCTAAAATAAATACAGAAGGACAAGAAACATTTCCTTTTATTAATGAAAAAGGAGATCTATTCTTTTCATCTAATGGATATCCTGGTTTAGGAGGATTGGATGTATATGTTATTAGAAATTTTGAAAATAAATACGAAAGTAATTCTGCTATAGTTGTAGAAAATATTGCGAAACCTATTAACAGTCCGCAAGATGATTTTGGTTACTATGAAAACTTAGGAACTAATGAAGGCTTTTTCTCGTCGAATAGACTAAACGGAAAAGGAGATGATGATATTTATAGTTTTGCTGCAAAAGAAACGAAATGTGAGCAAATTGTTGAAGGTAAAGTTAAAGATAAAAATTCTAGAGAATTAATACCTCAAGCTACAGTTATTTTATTTGATAAAGACGGAAAAGAAATGCAAAGATTAGAAGTTTCAGAGGATGCCGCTTTTAGTTTTAATTTAGACTGTGAAGAAGAATATTTAGTGCGTGCTCAAAAACAAGATTATGCTTCAGACGAAGTACGTTTTACAACTCCAAGTACAAAACAAGAATTAGACTTAGAACTTAACCTCTCTAAAGAACTTAGAGAAATTGTTGTAGGTACCGATTTAGCTAAAGTATTAGATATTCCAATTATCTATTTCGATTTTGATAAATCGGATATTAGACCAGACGCAGCTTTAGAATTACAAAAAGTAATTGCTGTAATGAAGCAATATCCTAATATGAAAATAGATGTACGTTCGCATACCGATTCTAGAGCTCCTTATAGTTATAACGAATCACTATCTAAAAGAAGAAATAAATCAACCATAGCACATATCATTAAAGTTGGTTTAATAGACGCAAATAGATTAACAGGGAATGGTTATGGTGAAAGAAGATTAATAAATAGATGTTCAGATGGTGTACCATGTACAGAAGAAGAACACCAGCTTAACAGACGTAGCGAGTTTATTGTAGTTTCTATGGACTAA
- a CDS encoding SsrA-binding protein gives MKNKAFKILAKLNKTILPSFTKQRLDLSKASKLQMAIFGWKLYVTKNALD, from the coding sequence ATGAAAAATAAAGCGTTTAAAATATTAGCAAAGCTTAATAAAACCATATTACCTAGTTTCACGAAACAGCGATTGGATTTAAGCAAAGCCTCAAAACTACAAATGGCTATTTTTGGTTGGAAACTTTATGTCACCAAAAACGCTTTAGATTAA
- a CDS encoding endonuclease, with amino-acid sequence MKKYYMLLICLVIYQFSFTQIVINEVDCDTPSTDDKEFIELKSATPNFPLDGYVLVLFNGNGDDSYFALDLDGYQTDPNGLFLIGSTTVEPFPQLLISINTIQNGADAVAIYLGDDSDFPEETPATQTNLIDALLYDTSDSDDTGLMAALGVTVQTNEGSSGNTNSVQLLQDGSYVSTTPTPRAVNDGVGIAVTAISMYTSQTIYNEGDTFDIVFSTEENVTENLTFSFTLNNYGFNATDFTGDTTVTIPNGSNTVITTITIINDTLDEGDEEPLVRFSSLDWPYIANNNFLKLRAVDDDYTMANFGTPVNQFDPILGNVTSTQPAGYYDSLDGLQDDALRQAVQDIIAEEGVVRAQTYTDVIDILREADQNPEHSNEVWLLYTEQGRSKLDNHTGGSSTGLWNREHTYPQSRGTFKAREGDDIADGKEIYWNTTADSLRHGYSDAHALRAADGPENSSRNNKNYGDPLLGGYNGPENTAGSFYGDVARSVFYMAVRYNGLELVNGYPVDEDANDGTLGDLATLLEWHRNDPPDDYEMNRNNVVYTWQFNRNPFIDEPDLVEYIWGDQVAPDITWDQGLTIAESNELQVQVYPNPATDKVYINGLLNKATVEVFSVEGRKLENYTITGNSVLNINLSSGMYLFKITSEDKATIKKIVIQ; translated from the coding sequence ATGAAAAAGTATTACATGTTATTGATATGTTTAGTCATATATCAATTTTCCTTCACTCAAATTGTTATCAATGAAGTCGATTGCGACACACCAAGTACAGACGACAAAGAATTTATAGAACTTAAATCAGCTACACCCAATTTTCCACTAGATGGTTATGTGTTAGTTTTATTTAATGGTAATGGAGATGACAGCTATTTTGCTTTAGATTTAGATGGTTACCAAACAGATCCTAATGGTTTGTTTTTAATCGGTAGTACTACAGTGGAACCTTTTCCGCAATTACTTATTTCAATAAATACCATTCAAAATGGTGCCGATGCAGTTGCCATTTATTTGGGCGATGATTCTGATTTTCCAGAGGAAACACCTGCTACACAAACCAATTTAATTGATGCCTTGCTTTATGATACTTCAGATTCTGATGATACTGGGCTAATGGCAGCTTTGGGAGTTACGGTACAAACCAATGAAGGTAGTAGTGGTAATACAAATTCCGTACAACTTCTTCAAGATGGTTCTTACGTATCTACAACGCCAACACCAAGAGCGGTTAATGATGGAGTAGGTATAGCTGTTACTGCAATTAGCATGTATACAAGTCAAACCATATATAATGAAGGAGACACGTTTGATATTGTTTTTTCTACGGAAGAAAACGTAACTGAAAATTTGACTTTTAGTTTTACATTAAATAATTACGGGTTTAATGCTACCGATTTTACAGGGGACACAACCGTAACTATTCCTAATGGATCTAATACGGTAATAACAACGATAACTATTATAAACGATACCTTAGATGAAGGTGATGAAGAACCACTAGTGAGATTTTCTAGCTTAGATTGGCCATACATTGCAAACAATAATTTTTTAAAATTAAGAGCTGTTGATGATGATTATACCATGGCTAATTTTGGAACACCAGTAAATCAGTTTGATCCAATTTTAGGAAACGTTACCAGCACACAACCTGCAGGATATTATGATAGCTTAGATGGTTTGCAAGACGATGCTTTGCGTCAAGCGGTACAGGATATTATTGCCGAAGAAGGTGTGGTAAGAGCACAAACATATACAGATGTAATTGATATTTTAAGAGAAGCAGATCAAAACCCAGAGCATAGTAATGAGGTTTGGTTATTGTATACAGAACAAGGTAGATCTAAGTTAGATAATCATACTGGAGGTAGCAGTACAGGTTTGTGGAATAGAGAGCATACCTATCCACAATCTCGTGGTACTTTTAAAGCTAGAGAAGGAGATGATATTGCAGATGGAAAAGAAATTTATTGGAATACCACAGCAGATTCGCTTCGTCATGGTTATTCAGATGCACACGCTTTAAGAGCGGCAGATGGACCAGAAAATAGCTCACGTAACAATAAAAATTATGGAGACCCACTTTTAGGTGGATATAATGGGCCAGAAAATACGGCGGGAAGTTTTTACGGAGACGTGGCTAGAAGTGTTTTTTATATGGCAGTTAGATATAATGGGTTAGAACTTGTTAATGGCTATCCAGTTGATGAGGATGCAAACGACGGAACACTTGGAGATTTAGCAACCTTACTAGAATGGCATAGAAATGATCCGCCAGATGATTATGAAATGAACAGAAACAACGTAGTCTATACTTGGCAGTTTAATAGAAACCCATTTATTGATGAGCCAGATTTAGTAGAGTACATTTGGGGAGATCAAGTAGCTCCAGATATAACTTGGGATCAAGGACTAACTATTGCAGAATCAAATGAACTTCAGGTGCAAGTATATCCTAATCCAGCAACAGATAAGGTTTATATTAACGGACTTTTAAATAAAGCTACAGTGGAAGTTTTCTCTGTGGAAGGACGAAAATTAGAAAACTATACGATTACCGGTAATTCCGTTTTAAACATCAACCTTTCTAGTGGCATGTATTTGTTTAAAATTACTTCGGAAGATAAAGCAACGATTAAGAAAATAGTGATTCAATAA
- a CDS encoding M56 family metallopeptidase, with protein MEYLIKAPVITALFYLCYKLFLQRETFFESNRWFLLIGVLATVGLPLLVIPIYIEASQHAFDISAFTETGGSIATVTDSDYTFNILSSMYLLGVSFFLIKLVLECTSLFRLLKNKKTEAINGFQIIETEAATSPFSFFNFIVYNAKQFNTTELTHIINHEKAHAKHLHSMDIILIQLATVIFWFNPFIWFYKKEMQQNLEFIADKNAQRISSCKKSYAYVLLKTTVSNPQLELTNNFYTSLIKKRIVMLHKSKSNKLNLLKYAFILPLLALFLMSFNTKEVYLNGNAFHSTQTTEVIETVLINKDFTDAVLDKITFDFKTKDVTLDFKSIKRNNNNEIIAIKIEASSKKTKTKFSSNSNNAIKPIKITYNSEDYSISISTIEDEEIFITEDGKTKIVKSGSGSNVNILTEEEKNANHNKEVIVEDENNKDHKVMVQRKATIIDLNTDASENKEKVLFITKDKDGNIITEDIKQGKESKTWVVEEGATNDIKIITQDKDGNIIKDGKIFKTEKKVYSFTSNKSLSPNSKHMIIQTKEKNGNIINEDIIIEGDKETIWHTDNKEEQDVKYIKSNIGNSLFISTDDISSPLIFIDNKESTREELENLDPNNIASMNVVKGEKHTRIYGDKAKNGVIQVTTKK; from the coding sequence ATGGAATATTTAATAAAAGCACCTGTCATTACTGCTCTATTCTATTTATGCTACAAATTGTTTTTGCAACGGGAAACTTTTTTTGAAAGCAACCGATGGTTTTTATTAATAGGTGTATTAGCGACTGTTGGTTTGCCTTTATTAGTGATTCCTATTTATATAGAAGCTTCGCAGCACGCCTTCGATATTTCGGCATTTACAGAAACCGGAGGAAGTATTGCAACCGTAACAGATTCAGATTACACTTTTAACATTTTAAGTAGTATGTACTTACTTGGTGTCAGTTTCTTTTTGATAAAGTTGGTTTTAGAATGCACTTCTTTGTTTCGTTTATTAAAGAATAAAAAGACGGAAGCCATTAATGGTTTTCAAATCATAGAAACGGAAGCTGCCACTTCTCCATTTTCGTTTTTCAATTTCATTGTTTATAATGCAAAACAATTTAATACTACCGAATTAACACATATCATTAATCACGAAAAAGCACATGCCAAGCATTTGCATTCTATGGATATTATTTTAATACAATTAGCGACGGTTATATTTTGGTTTAATCCGTTTATCTGGTTTTACAAAAAAGAAATGCAGCAAAACCTGGAGTTTATTGCCGACAAAAATGCGCAGCGTATCTCTTCTTGTAAAAAAAGTTATGCCTATGTTCTACTTAAAACGACTGTTTCTAATCCGCAATTAGAGCTAACAAATAATTTTTACACTTCATTAATCAAAAAACGAATCGTTATGTTACACAAATCAAAATCCAATAAATTAAATCTATTAAAGTATGCTTTTATATTGCCGTTATTAGCGTTGTTTTTAATGAGTTTTAATACGAAAGAAGTGTACTTGAATGGAAATGCTTTTCATTCCACACAAACTACTGAAGTTATTGAAACGGTGCTAATTAATAAGGATTTCACAGATGCTGTATTAGACAAAATAACCTTCGATTTTAAAACTAAAGACGTAACTCTTGATTTTAAAAGCATCAAAAGAAATAACAACAATGAAATCATAGCTATTAAGATTGAAGCAAGTTCTAAAAAGACAAAAACCAAGTTTAGTTCTAATTCGAATAACGCCATTAAACCTATTAAAATCACGTATAATAGTGAAGACTATAGTATTTCTATTAGCACTATAGAAGACGAAGAAATATTTATTACGGAAGATGGCAAGACTAAAATTGTAAAATCTGGTTCTGGAAGTAACGTTAATATTTTAACGGAAGAAGAAAAAAATGCCAACCACAATAAGGAAGTTATTGTTGAAGATGAAAACAACAAAGACCACAAAGTAATGGTACAAAGAAAAGCTACTATTATAGATTTAAATACGGATGCTTCAGAAAACAAAGAAAAAGTACTTTTTATAACGAAAGATAAAGATGGAAATATAATAACTGAAGATATTAAACAAGGAAAAGAAAGTAAAACTTGGGTTGTTGAAGAAGGTGCTACTAATGATATAAAAATTATTACTCAGGATAAAGACGGAAATATCATAAAAGACGGAAAAATTTTTAAAACCGAAAAAAAGGTATATTCATTTACAAGTAATAAATCACTTAGTCCAAACTCCAAACACATGATAATTCAAACAAAAGAAAAAAATGGAAATATAATTAACGAAGATATTATTATTGAAGGAGACAAGGAAACTATTTGGCATACTGACAATAAAGAAGAACAAGATGTGAAATATATAAAATCTAATATTGGAAATTCTTTATTTATTTCTACTGATGACATAAGCAGCCCTTTAATATTTATAGACAATAAAGAATCTACAAGGGAAGAACTGGAAAATCTAGACCCAAATAACATTGCAAGTATGAATGTTGTTAAAGGAGAAAAGCACACAAGAATCTATGGAGATAAGGCAAAAAATGGTGTGATACAGGTGACCACCAAAAAATAA
- a CDS encoding BlaI/MecI/CopY family transcriptional regulator, with protein MQKLTNKEEEIMHILWKLEKAFVKDVLKEITDDKPHYNTLSTIIRNLEEKGYVSYTAYGKTHQYFPIITKEAYKKKFMNTAIDNYFNSSYKNVVSFFAKEEKISVAELKEIISIIEQKK; from the coding sequence ATGCAGAAACTAACCAACAAAGAAGAAGAGATTATGCACATTTTATGGAAGCTTGAAAAGGCATTTGTAAAAGATGTTTTAAAAGAAATAACGGACGACAAACCGCATTACAATACACTTTCTACAATTATTAGAAATCTGGAAGAGAAAGGTTATGTTAGTTATACTGCCTACGGAAAAACGCATCAATACTTCCCTATTATTACTAAAGAAGCGTATAAAAAGAAGTTTATGAACACTGCCATAGACAATTACTTTAATAGCTCTTATAAAAATGTAGTTTCCTTTTTTGCCAAAGAAGAGAAAATAAGTGTTGCAGAACTAAAGGAGATCATTTCCATAATTGAACAAAAAAAATAA
- a CDS encoding calcium/sodium antiporter: MSIAFLILGFVLLVIGGEFLVRASVALSFKLNISKIVIGMTVVSFATSAPELLVSLNAALSGSPAIAINNVVGSNIANIGLVLGITAIVGAIGVDKSFYKVNWPVMMLFSIALYYFLWNDNQLTAIEGGILFTALIVFIIFLIRSQKNAEVSEEVDDALATVSNFKMIIWLLIGALALYFGSEWLVKGATEIATQLGVSEAVIGVTMIAIGTSVPELAASVIAAAKQEKAISLGNLIGSNIFNIGSVLGLTSIIKTIPVTEPLILSRDIFWMLIFASLVLVLALLPKRHEINKIKGFGLVMLYGIFIVLVFRG, encoded by the coding sequence ATGAGTATTGCTTTTTTAATTTTAGGCTTTGTTTTATTAGTAATAGGAGGTGAGTTTCTAGTTCGAGCTTCGGTTGCTTTATCCTTTAAATTAAACATATCTAAGATAGTTATTGGTATGACTGTGGTGTCTTTTGCGACTTCAGCTCCAGAATTGCTAGTAAGTTTAAATGCAGCCTTGTCTGGTTCTCCAGCAATTGCTATAAATAATGTGGTAGGTTCTAATATCGCAAATATTGGTTTGGTGCTAGGTATTACGGCAATAGTTGGTGCTATTGGTGTTGATAAGTCTTTTTATAAGGTAAACTGGCCAGTAATGATGTTGTTTTCTATTGCTTTATATTATTTTCTTTGGAATGATAACCAACTAACAGCAATAGAAGGAGGAATCCTTTTTACTGCTTTAATTGTATTCATCATCTTTTTAATTAGAAGTCAGAAAAACGCGGAAGTTTCCGAAGAAGTAGATGATGCTTTAGCAACCGTTTCCAATTTTAAAATGATTATTTGGTTACTTATAGGTGCTTTGGCTTTATACTTTGGTAGTGAATGGTTGGTAAAAGGAGCTACAGAAATTGCAACGCAACTTGGCGTAAGTGAAGCCGTAATTGGTGTTACTATGATTGCTATTGGAACTAGTGTTCCAGAATTAGCAGCGTCGGTAATTGCAGCAGCGAAACAAGAAAAAGCAATCTCTTTAGGGAACTTAATTGGTTCTAATATTTTTAATATTGGTTCTGTACTTGGTTTAACTTCTATAATAAAAACCATTCCGGTAACCGAGCCTTTAATACTATCTCGCGATATCTTTTGGATGCTAATCTTTGCTTCTCTAGTTCTGGTTTTAGCATTGCTTCCAAAAAGACATGAGATTAATAAAATTAAGGGATTTGGCTTAGTTATGCTTTACGGTATTTTTATTGTCTTAGTGTTTAGAGGATAA
- a CDS encoding glutamine synthetase beta-grasp domain-containing protein, with protein MAKIKLEYIWLDGYFPTQNMRSKTKVEEHEDFQGTIEELDNWSFDGSSTKQASGGSSDCLLKPVAIYPDPTRRNGYLVMTEVLNADGTPHVSNGRATIEDEDNDFWFGFEQEYFIMDTKTQLPLGFPIGGYPAPQGMYYCSVGGLHTHGRKLVEEHADLCIDAGLNFEGINQEVASGQWEYQLFAKGAKQAGDEIWISRYLLDRLTEQYGYYIEYHPKPLGRDMDWNGSGMHANFSNTVLRTCGSKETYEKICEAFRPVVKEHMAVYGEFNDQRLTGDHETASIDDFSYGVSDRGASIRIPIITVEKGWKGWLEDRRPASNGDPYKIAGRIIKTVKSANIS; from the coding sequence ATGGCAAAAATTAAATTAGAATACATTTGGTTAGATGGATATTTTCCAACTCAAAACATGAGAAGTAAAACCAAAGTGGAAGAGCATGAAGATTTTCAAGGTACCATTGAAGAGCTAGATAATTGGTCGTTTGATGGTTCATCTACTAAACAAGCATCTGGAGGTTCTTCTGATTGTTTATTAAAACCAGTTGCAATTTACCCAGATCCTACAAGAAGAAATGGTTATTTAGTAATGACAGAAGTTTTAAATGCAGATGGTACGCCACACGTTTCTAATGGAAGAGCTACGATTGAAGATGAAGATAATGATTTCTGGTTTGGATTTGAGCAAGAGTACTTTATAATGGACACAAAAACACAATTACCTTTAGGATTCCCTATTGGTGGTTATCCTGCTCCGCAAGGAATGTATTACTGTTCTGTTGGTGGTTTACATACACATGGTAGAAAACTAGTAGAAGAGCATGCAGATTTATGTATTGATGCAGGTTTAAATTTTGAAGGAATTAACCAAGAAGTTGCTTCTGGGCAATGGGAATACCAATTGTTTGCAAAAGGTGCTAAACAAGCAGGTGATGAAATCTGGATTTCTCGTTATTTATTAGATAGATTAACAGAACAATATGGTTACTATATTGAGTACCATCCAAAACCATTAGGTAGAGATATGGATTGGAATGGATCTGGAATGCATGCCAATTTCTCTAACACTGTTTTAAGAACATGTGGAAGTAAAGAAACGTACGAAAAAATATGTGAAGCATTTAGACCAGTTGTAAAAGAACACATGGCTGTTTACGGAGAATTTAACGATCAACGTTTAACAGGAGACCATGAAACGGCATCTATTGATGATTTCTCTTACGGAGTATCGGATAGAGGAGCATCTATAAGAATACCAATTATTACAGTAGAGAAAGGTTGGAAAGGATGGTTAGAAGACAGAAGACCTGCTTCTAATGGAGATCCATATAAAATTGCTGGTAGAATTATTAAGACTGTAAAGTCTGCTAATATTAGCTAA